The following proteins are encoded in a genomic region of Diadema setosum chromosome 18, eeDiaSeto1, whole genome shotgun sequence:
- the LOC140241475 gene encoding probable G-protein coupled receptor No18, protein MTTVTEQSTMDITNSTMVIDDVGDIFTFAMGLLITTIAILGNAFVIIAIAKNQHLRTVSNLFVLSLAFTDLLVSTTVLPLAVQYLYLGTWRLGRVLCIAWVGLDVLFITASILSLCVISIDRYRAIKQPIKYSMRRTPQLAAKFTAAVWTISLTISVPSAFVIDYSDTGLQCGLKKNAIYAICSSFVSFYGPLFVVLFVYVKIYRAAKERANRIGSNINGVSIVMEDRSDESKPELKRQTTLQRLRSTISRANLFAVAAHNAEAASTSGAGDGVLSKAQSLKISAARERKAARTIAVIVSVFVACWLPFFVMHVTLSLCPTCHVSSLAFNIVSWVGYLNSALNPIIYTLFNKDFRNVFVKLFRCRSS, encoded by the coding sequence ATGACCACCGTCACAGAACAGAGTACCATGGACATCACCAATTCAACGATGGTGATCGATGATGTCGGAGATATTTTCACGTTCGCCATGGGGCTGTTGATTACGACAATAGCTATTCTGGGCAACGCTTTCGTCATCattgcgatcgcgaaaaatcAACACCTTCGGACTGTGTCGAATTTGTTCGTGCTGTCGCTAGCGTTCACCGATCTTCTGGTGTCGACCACGGTGCTACCGCTGGCCGTTCAGTACTTGTACCTGGGAACGTGGCGGCTAGGGAGGGTTCTTTGCATCGCCTGGGTTGGACTGGACGTCCTCTTCATCACGGCCTCCATTTTGAGTCTCTGTGTCATATCGATTGATAGATACCGGGCGATAAAACAGCCCATCAAATACTCGATGCGTCGCACACCGCAGTTGGCGGCAAAGTTCACCGCAGCAGTGTGGACGATATCTTTGACGATCAGCGTGCCATCTGCATTTGTTATCGATTACTCCGACACTGGTCTGCAGTGTGGTTTAAAGAAGAATGCAATATATGCCATTTGCTCCTCATTTGTTTCGTTCTACGGTCCTCTATTTGTCGTGCTCTTTGTCTACGTTAAGATATATCGAGCGGCTAAGGAGCGAGCAAATCgaattggcagcaacattaatGGTGTGTCGATAGTCATGGAGGACAGATCCGACGAAAGCAAGCCTGAGTTAAAACGGCAGACGACTCTACAGCGACTTAGATCGACAATATCCCGCGCAAATCTGTTTGCCGTAGCTGCCCACAACGCGGAGGCCGCCTCGACGTCGGGAGCGGGTGATGGCGTGTTGAGCAAGGCGCAGTCGCTAAAAATTTCAGCTGCTCGTGAACGGAAGGCTGCGCGCACAATCGCGGTCATCGTCAGCGTTTTCGTTGCCTGCTGGTTACCTTTCTTCGTCATGCACGTGACGCTTTCACTGTGTCCAACTTGTCACGTGTCTTCTCTTGCCTTCAACATCGTCTCCTGGGTGGGTTACCTCAACAGCGCCTTGAATCCCATCATCTATACCCTCTTCAACAAAGATTTCCGCAATGTGTTCGTCAAACTCTTCAGGTGCCGATCATCctaa